In one Rhodohalobacter sp. 614A genomic region, the following are encoded:
- a CDS encoding ankyrin repeat domain-containing protein: MVSSIYDSKYQRFFYIISIISLIIFSSCEKDEGQKSTPQSEGTSISQAESSGSNSLSASDLRDASLNGNIELVRQAILQGVDVQVADELDRTAMMFAAYNGHAEIVQLLAKEGAGINKVNSEGRSSCMFAASGPFPETVEFLLENGADPNLKDTDSG; encoded by the coding sequence ATGGTTAGCAGTATTTATGATTCAAAGTATCAAAGGTTTTTTTACATCATTTCCATTATCAGCCTCATCATTTTTTCTTCATGTGAAAAAGACGAAGGGCAAAAATCTACACCACAGAGTGAGGGAACAAGTATATCTCAAGCTGAATCTTCCGGATCAAACAGCCTCTCAGCATCCGACTTGCGTGATGCTTCTTTAAATGGGAATATTGAACTCGTAAGGCAGGCCATTCTTCAGGGTGTGGATGTGCAGGTTGCGGACGAATTAGATCGCACAGCAATGATGTTTGCCGCATATAACGGCCATGCCGAAATTGTTCAATTATTAGCTAAAGAGGGTGCCGGGATCAACAAAGTTAATAGTGAAGGACGTAGCTCATGTATGTTTGCAGCCAGCGGTCCTTTTCCTGAAACAGTAGAGTTTTTACTGGAA
- a CDS encoding sugar kinase gives MKKVVTFGEIMMRLSPPEFLRFSQTNSFDVIYGGGESNVAVSLANFGIPTEFVTRLPDNDIGQCALMELRKRNVGTTHIARGGERLGIYFLETGAVSRGSKVVYDRAHSGMSSIKSGMIDWEEVFDGAGWFHWTGITPALSQGAADACLEAIQVANQIGVPVSTDLNYRAKLWNYGKQPGEVMPQLVEGCDVILGNEEDAEKHFDIHPGSVDVTQGDTVDSQAYRSVCEQLMERFPRAQKIITTLRGSISASHNTWSGVLYNGKDFLEAPQYDITHIVDRVGGGDSFMAGLIYGLLTFDGGDQKALDFAVAASCLKHTIYGDANQVTVDEVEKLMSGDGSGRVSR, from the coding sequence ATGAAAAAAGTAGTCACTTTCGGTGAAATCATGATGCGATTGTCACCGCCGGAGTTTCTTCGATTTTCTCAAACCAACAGTTTTGATGTGATCTATGGAGGAGGCGAGTCGAATGTAGCGGTCTCGCTGGCCAATTTTGGAATACCTACCGAGTTCGTCACTCGTCTACCGGACAACGATATAGGACAATGTGCGCTAATGGAATTGCGCAAGCGAAATGTTGGCACCACCCATATAGCCCGGGGCGGGGAGCGTCTGGGGATTTATTTTCTGGAAACCGGGGCGGTCAGCCGTGGCAGCAAGGTTGTCTACGATCGGGCCCATTCAGGAATGTCATCCATCAAATCAGGGATGATTGATTGGGAAGAGGTTTTTGACGGAGCCGGCTGGTTTCACTGGACCGGGATCACACCGGCCCTTTCCCAGGGAGCGGCCGATGCCTGCCTGGAAGCCATTCAGGTGGCCAATCAGATTGGAGTTCCCGTTTCAACAGATTTGAACTACCGTGCCAAGCTGTGGAACTATGGCAAACAGCCTGGCGAGGTTATGCCACAGTTGGTGGAAGGTTGTGATGTAATTTTAGGGAATGAAGAAGATGCCGAAAAACATTTTGATATTCATCCGGGGTCGGTCGATGTCACACAAGGAGACACGGTCGATTCGCAGGCCTATCGCTCGGTATGTGAGCAGTTGATGGAGCGATTTCCTCGCGCTCAGAAGATTATCACCACTCTCCGGGGGTCGATCAGTGCCTCACACAACACATGGTCTGGTGTACTTTATAACGGCAAAGATTTTTTGGAGGCACCACAGTATGATATCACCCATATTGTGGATCGAGTGGGAGGAGGAGACTCCTTTATGGCCGGGTTGATTTACGGGTTGCTCACGTTTGACGGGGGCGATCAGAAAGCCCTGGACTTTGCGGTGGCTGCCTCCTGCCTGAAGCATACCATTTATGGGGATGCCAATCAGGTTACGGTGGACGAAGTTGAAAAACTGATGAGCGGAGACGGCTCCGGCCGGGTCTCCCGATAA
- a CDS encoding VCBS repeat-containing protein — MGIIFLLVIVAFSCNRSDQQKKARFQSLPVEITGIEFSNDIHTDEHFNVITYPFIYNGGGVAIGDINNDELPDIYFTGNQVSSKLYLNKGDFTFKDITLSSGTSTSGWAGGVSMVDINHDGFLDIYVAVNGPGETPPDERKNLLYINNGDLTFTEKADKYGIADSGFSVHSAFFDFDLDGDLDLFIINNFPGSFARDMSTGVREEVNDGTSPSTDALYRNNGDGTFTDISKQAGILKEGYSLGLAITDVNQDGWPDVYVSNDIQTDDLLYVNRGDGTFEDKSADFFKHTSYAGMGTDAADFNNDGWTDILQVDMLPPNLEDQHLVMGSKSYEYFQELKEKGYQIQNSANTLQLSNGVDEKGNILFSEMAHLAGVESTEWSWTGLFGDYDNDGWKDILITNGYPKAINNYDYIINLNRTSMFGTDSTRAKATFEILENLNSLYVPNHVFKNKRNLCFEDVSEEWGFTDPSFSYGAAHGDLDKDGDLDLVINNLNEPAAILENRSQGEHYLSLKLKGDSLNTNGIGAKLTIHTNKEKQFAEFWPYRGYQSTMDQRVHFGLGKNDAVDSLKIIWPDGKYQILKEIKANQQLVLNYDEASFPALKNGRREIRDGNLFTSAEDELQLHFEHHENDFVDFDKESTLPQMLSRSGPAVAVGDVNNDQRDDIYIGGASGEPGILFVQQEDGSFKESGDQRTWMAEKQFEDVDAEFADVNGDGWLDLYVVSGGNEFSPASELLQDRLYINIGDGKFIKDEKRLPRMLTSSSGVTPGDFDGDGDVDFFVGGRHVPGQYPTTPNSYLLQNDDGIFRDVTQEVAPQLKQIGEVTDAIWVDTDGDGDLDLVITGFWMPVTFFENSGNRLDKISGFNNPDLYRGWWHSIEKEDFNGDGKIDFAVGNLGLNHVYSQSGTSEIHLFADDFDRNRQIDPIFAVNINDEYKPLHGFRTMANLLPRPTQRVQSFQRYADANLQQLISKDPESARIHHTANYFPSSVLLNQGENEFDVAALPMEAQISAVQSIDILDINDDGFSDLILLGNEFDTNPELPRMDAGNGVLLTGDGQGNFTPVPSFQSGLIAPGNVKSSAVINSREGQYLLVLPNNSGVQVFKILSGN, encoded by the coding sequence ATGGGAATTATCTTTTTGTTGGTTATTGTAGCGTTCAGTTGCAACCGATCTGATCAACAAAAAAAGGCGAGATTCCAGAGTTTGCCGGTTGAAATTACTGGGATTGAATTTTCCAATGATATTCATACGGATGAACATTTTAATGTGATAACCTATCCCTTTATTTACAACGGCGGAGGCGTTGCAATTGGAGATATCAACAATGATGAACTGCCCGATATCTACTTTACCGGTAATCAGGTTAGCAGCAAACTATACCTGAATAAAGGTGATTTTACTTTTAAAGATATCACACTCTCTTCCGGAACTTCAACCTCAGGGTGGGCCGGTGGAGTATCTATGGTTGATATCAATCATGATGGTTTTCTGGATATCTATGTTGCGGTGAACGGACCCGGAGAAACCCCGCCAGATGAAAGGAAAAACTTGCTCTACATCAACAATGGCGACCTAACATTTACCGAAAAGGCTGATAAATATGGTATAGCCGATTCGGGGTTTTCAGTACATTCTGCTTTTTTTGATTTTGATCTTGATGGAGATCTCGATCTGTTTATCATCAACAATTTTCCCGGTTCTTTTGCAAGAGATATGAGTACCGGTGTGAGGGAAGAGGTCAATGATGGCACATCTCCAAGTACGGATGCTTTATACCGGAATAATGGCGACGGAACGTTTACAGACATTTCGAAACAGGCAGGTATTTTAAAAGAAGGCTATAGTTTAGGACTTGCCATTACAGATGTAAATCAGGATGGCTGGCCGGATGTATATGTATCTAATGATATTCAAACGGATGACCTTTTATACGTGAACAGGGGAGACGGAACATTTGAAGACAAATCCGCGGACTTTTTTAAACATACCAGTTATGCGGGAATGGGAACGGACGCCGCCGATTTTAATAACGACGGTTGGACGGATATCCTCCAGGTGGATATGCTGCCTCCAAATCTGGAAGATCAGCATTTGGTAATGGGATCAAAGAGTTACGAATATTTTCAGGAGCTGAAAGAAAAAGGATATCAAATTCAAAACAGTGCGAATACTCTTCAGCTAAGTAATGGGGTTGATGAAAAGGGAAATATCCTGTTTAGTGAAATGGCTCATTTAGCGGGTGTTGAGTCAACCGAGTGGAGCTGGACAGGCTTGTTTGGAGATTATGATAATGATGGATGGAAGGATATTCTTATTACAAATGGATACCCGAAAGCCATCAATAATTATGATTATATCATCAATCTGAACAGAACATCGATGTTTGGAACGGATAGTACGCGAGCAAAAGCTACCTTCGAAATTTTGGAAAATTTGAATTCGTTGTATGTTCCAAATCACGTTTTTAAAAATAAACGAAATCTATGTTTTGAAGATGTTTCGGAGGAGTGGGGATTTACAGATCCATCGTTCTCTTATGGCGCTGCCCACGGCGATTTGGATAAAGACGGAGACCTGGATTTGGTTATTAATAATCTGAATGAACCCGCAGCAATCTTAGAAAACAGGAGTCAGGGCGAGCATTATTTGTCCCTGAAACTGAAAGGAGATTCATTAAATACGAACGGAATTGGGGCAAAACTCACCATCCACACAAACAAAGAAAAGCAGTTTGCAGAGTTTTGGCCATACAGAGGATATCAATCTACGATGGATCAGCGTGTTCATTTTGGGTTGGGAAAAAATGATGCAGTAGATTCATTGAAAATTATTTGGCCGGATGGAAAATATCAGATTTTAAAAGAGATAAAAGCCAATCAACAATTGGTTTTAAACTATGATGAAGCGTCTTTTCCTGCTTTAAAAAATGGAAGAAGAGAAATCAGAGATGGAAATTTGTTTACATCTGCAGAGGACGAACTTCAGCTCCATTTTGAACATCATGAGAATGATTTTGTGGATTTTGATAAAGAATCGACTCTCCCACAAATGTTATCAAGATCGGGGCCTGCCGTTGCCGTAGGTGATGTGAATAATGATCAGCGGGATGACATCTACATTGGTGGAGCTTCGGGTGAACCAGGGATCTTATTTGTTCAGCAGGAAGATGGTTCTTTTAAAGAATCCGGTGATCAACGAACCTGGATGGCTGAAAAACAGTTTGAAGATGTCGATGCAGAGTTTGCAGATGTCAACGGAGATGGATGGTTGGATTTGTATGTGGTAAGCGGAGGGAATGAATTTTCACCTGCATCCGAATTACTGCAGGACCGACTCTATATTAACATTGGCGACGGAAAATTTATAAAAGATGAAAAGCGTCTTCCCCGAATGCTTACAAGTTCTTCTGGGGTAACACCCGGTGATTTTGACGGGGATGGAGATGTCGATTTTTTTGTGGGAGGACGACATGTGCCGGGCCAATATCCAACTACGCCAAATAGCTATTTACTCCAAAATGACGATGGAATATTTCGGGATGTAACACAGGAAGTAGCCCCCCAGCTCAAACAAATTGGAGAAGTGACGGACGCAATTTGGGTGGATACGGATGGAGACGGAGATCTTGATTTGGTTATTACTGGTTTTTGGATGCCCGTTACTTTTTTTGAAAACTCAGGAAATCGGTTAGATAAAATCTCGGGATTTAACAATCCGGATTTATATCGAGGATGGTGGCATAGTATTGAAAAGGAAGATTTTAATGGGGATGGAAAGATTGATTTTGCCGTCGGTAATCTTGGGTTAAACCATGTTTATAGTCAAAGTGGTACATCAGAAATACATCTTTTTGCAGATGATTTTGATCGAAACCGTCAAATAGATCCTATCTTTGCTGTCAATATCAATGATGAATACAAACCTCTTCATGGGTTTAGAACTATGGCAAATTTATTGCCAAGGCCAACGCAAAGAGTTCAGTCTTTTCAGCGCTATGCCGATGCAAATTTGCAGCAACTAATTAGTAAAGATCCTGAATCAGCCAGGATTCATCATACTGCTAACTATTTTCCAAGTTCGGTGCTGCTCAATCAGGGTGAAAATGAGTTTGATGTTGCCGCTTTACCGATGGAGGCTCAAATTTCAGCTGTACAATCTATAGATATTTTAGATATAAATGATGATGGATTTTCAGACCTGATTCTTCTTGGAAATGAATTTGATACCAATCCGGAACTTCCAAGAATGGATGCTGGCAATGGAGTCTTGCTAACCGGGGATGGCCAAGGAAATTTTACTCCCGTTCCCTCTTTCCAAAGTGGGTTGATAGCACCCGGAAATGTAAAATCAAGTGCGGTTATAAATTCCAGAGAAGGACAATATTTATTGGTTCTTCCGAATAACTCTGGGGTACAAGTATTTAAAATATTGAGTGGTAATTAG
- a CDS encoding Sec-independent protein translocase subunit TatA/TatB: MGIFGGFEWVIVIFVVFLLFGAKRIPKMAKGIGQAIKEFRNARSNEEDEFKIDKQE; encoded by the coding sequence ATGGGCATATTTGGAGGATTTGAATGGGTGATTGTCATTTTTGTTGTGTTTTTACTTTTTGGAGCCAAAAGGATTCCGAAAATGGCGAAAGGGATCGGTCAGGCTATTAAAGAGTTTCGCAATGCGCGGAGCAATGAAGAAGACGAATTTAAAATCGATAAGCAGGAATAA
- a CDS encoding SMP-30/gluconolactonase/LRE family protein, translating into MKGFKSFLILLVIGVMIATGCSQHRSEETGDSHQITVEKTNPSSYPEEIIPSDSRLIKVTVGYTFDTAGSPLYMDGTLYFTNNNFDSPQVSRTLRQNSDGSIDTLAMDNGVTTTLQASRKGTIYACQMLGHKVVELDPDGQVIQTIASEYNGHRIDGPNDLVVDSNGGLYFSDSQFIAGGEKMQETPAVYYVSKEGTISRVIDDIPFPNGLGLSPDGKTLYVANTPGKYILAYDVHPDGSVTNKREFLELKIPEGATEGGGDGMAVDAEGNVYVATTQGLGVQVFNSSGSYLGNINPPTPSNNVSFGGVDNQTLYIAAQDGIYSIPADEKGLH; encoded by the coding sequence ATGAAAGGCTTCAAATCATTTTTAATATTGCTTGTTATTGGTGTTATGATAGCAACAGGTTGCAGTCAACATCGGTCAGAAGAAACAGGTGATTCGCACCAGATAACCGTGGAGAAAACCAATCCCAGTTCCTATCCGGAGGAGATCATTCCGTCCGACTCCAGGCTTATAAAGGTAACGGTGGGGTACACCTTTGATACGGCAGGTTCCCCACTGTATATGGATGGAACATTGTATTTTACAAACAACAATTTTGACAGCCCGCAGGTCAGCCGCACCTTGCGCCAAAATTCAGATGGATCAATCGATACGCTGGCGATGGACAACGGGGTGACCACGACCCTTCAGGCCAGCAGAAAGGGCACGATTTACGCCTGCCAGATGCTGGGCCATAAGGTGGTGGAACTGGACCCCGATGGACAGGTCATCCAAACAATTGCATCAGAATATAATGGACACCGAATTGACGGACCGAATGATTTGGTCGTGGATTCCAACGGGGGACTCTATTTTAGTGATTCTCAGTTTATCGCAGGAGGAGAAAAGATGCAGGAAACTCCCGCGGTATATTACGTCAGTAAAGAAGGAACGATAAGCCGTGTGATTGATGATATTCCGTTTCCCAACGGGCTGGGTTTATCACCGGATGGGAAGACGCTTTATGTTGCCAATACACCGGGAAAATATATACTGGCCTATGATGTTCATCCGGATGGTTCGGTGACCAATAAGCGAGAGTTTTTGGAGCTGAAGATTCCGGAGGGTGCTACCGAAGGCGGGGGCGATGGCATGGCGGTGGATGCTGAGGGAAATGTGTATGTTGCCACCACCCAGGGACTTGGCGTACAAGTATTTAATTCATCAGGTAGTTATTTAGGAAATATCAATCCTCCCACCCCGTCGAACAATGTGAGTTTTGGAGGAGTTGATAATCAGACACTCTACATTGCCGCCCAGGATGGAATTTATAGCATACCGGCAGATGAAAAAGGTCTCCACTGA
- a CDS encoding bifunctional 4-hydroxy-2-oxoglutarate aldolase/2-dehydro-3-deoxy-phosphogluconate aldolase — protein MAQFTRLQVAQTMNDQGLVPLFYHKDTEVAKQVVKACYEGGARLLEFTNRGDFAHQIFGELVRYTSEQLPGMILGAGSVPDAATAALYMQLGANFIVTPVLRDDVGLTCNRRKVLWAPGCGTLSEIARAEELGAEIVKVFPGSQLGPGFVKAVKGPCPWTSIMPTGGVSAEEKNLRGWFEAGVSCVGMGSKLIKKSFVEAQDFQGLKTHVKNVLNTIHSIRDKK, from the coding sequence ATGGCTCAATTTACACGACTTCAGGTGGCCCAAACAATGAACGATCAGGGACTGGTTCCCCTGTTTTATCACAAGGATACAGAAGTAGCCAAGCAGGTGGTCAAAGCCTGTTATGAGGGCGGGGCCCGGCTGCTGGAGTTCACCAATCGCGGGGATTTTGCACACCAAATTTTTGGGGAGTTGGTTCGGTATACCAGCGAACAATTACCCGGAATGATTCTCGGAGCAGGATCGGTACCGGATGCGGCAACAGCGGCGCTTTATATGCAGCTGGGAGCCAACTTTATTGTGACGCCGGTTCTGCGGGACGATGTGGGATTGACCTGCAACCGGCGGAAAGTATTGTGGGCACCGGGCTGCGGCACTCTTTCTGAGATTGCGCGAGCCGAAGAACTGGGAGCAGAAATTGTGAAAGTATTTCCCGGAAGTCAGCTGGGACCGGGCTTTGTAAAAGCGGTGAAAGGCCCCTGTCCGTGGACAAGCATCATGCCAACGGGTGGTGTATCAGCGGAAGAAAAAAATCTTCGCGGCTGGTTTGAGGCTGGTGTGAGCTGTGTGGGAATGGGTTCCAAACTCATTAAAAAAAGTTTTGTGGAAGCTCAGGATTTCCAAGGACTGAAAACCCATGTAAAAAACGTACTGAACACTATTCACTCAATTCGTGATAAGAAATAA